One Rhododendron vialii isolate Sample 1 chromosome 2a, ASM3025357v1 genomic region harbors:
- the LOC131317517 gene encoding uncharacterized protein LOC131317517, whose translation MALQGRVASGSVLVGKNMIQVDPLSKCPFCASFEETPEHLFLHCQFSWNTWSLIMVWWQMFWVCPPSLADLANWWFGTRFRNMERHTWEVTFFATLWSLWLARNELIFNNTSRSASEVGDQIKTRVAMWMKAKFDIKVYSVEDFKCFLQGIRKLKF comes from the coding sequence ATGGCTTTACAAGGAAGGGTGGCGTCCGGATCGGTGCTCGTGGGCAAGAATATGATTCAGGTGGATCCATTGTCAAAGTGCCCATTTTGTGCTTCCTTCGAGGAAACTCCTGAACACCTATTTTTGCATTGTCAGTTCTCGTGGAATACTTGGTCGCTTATAATGGTGTGGTGGCAGATGTTTTGGGTTTGTCCACCCTCTTTGGCGGACTTAGCAAATTGGTGGTTTGGCACAAGGTTTAGAAATATGGAAAGGCACACTTGGGAGGTGACGTTCTTTGCTACCTTATGGTCATTGTGGCTTGCAAGGAACGAACTTATTTTCAACAATACCTCAAGGTCAGCTAGTGAGGTAGGGGACCAGATTAAGACTAGGGTGGCAATGTGGATGAAAGCAAAGTTCGATATCAAGGTGTACTCAGTGGAGGATTTTAAATGTTTTCTTCAAGGTATTCGTAAGCTGAAGTTCTAA
- the LOC131317515 gene encoding uncharacterized protein LOC131317515: protein MDKSWMYQSRLTSEYFNGVEGFLNFAFQNASIDGKIVCPCVKCGKGRWVMRSEAVDHLVCDGFIKGYTKWIAHGEALSSTTTAPIPTNSGNALGTNNSMREMLHDTFGISNRDVGMDDMPNNVELSNADAKKIYKLVSDAQKPLYPGCKEFSKLSLLVELFHNKCLGKWTNDSFTRLLRTFNRALPEGEKLPNSYYEAKKVLGELGLSYKKIHACPNDCMLYWKEHIDDTECHVCHEQRYKTVDNHEGAEGTSAKKCKKVPIKVLRHFPLIPRLQRLFMSSKIASFMKWHDEGRTKDGCMRHPADSLAWQTFDFQHKEFATDSHNVRLGLASDGFNPFGMMSNVHTPGNNIDVYLQPLIEELKELWGVGVDTLDASTNQNFKMHAALIWTINDFPAYANLSGWSTKGRLACPSCHKDTCSSWLKYSGKHIYMDHRRFLEDSHMFRRDKRSFNGKEERRKAICRLTGSMIQDQLKCVQFKFGKLVKDNH from the exons ATGGATAAGAGTTGGATGTATCAATCTCGGTTGACCAGTGAGTATTTTAACGGAGTAGAGGGATTCTTGAATTTCGCATTCCAAAACGCAAGTATCGATGGGAAAATTGTTTGTCCATGTGTGAAGTGTGGAAAGGGCAGATGGGTGATGCGATCTGAGGCAGTAGACCATCTAGTATGTGACGGTTTTATCAAGGGTTACACAAAATGGATAGCTCATGGAGAAGCTTTGTCATCTACTACAACTGCTCCGATTCCCACTAATTCTGGTAATGCCTTGGGCACAAATAATAGCATGCGTGAGATGTTGCATGATACATTCGGGATCTCAAATAGAGATGTTGGCATGGATGACATGCCAAATAATGTAGAGTTGTCAAATGCAGAtgctaaaaaaatttataagttGGTAAGTGATGCCCAAAAACCTTTGTACCCTGGGTGTAAAGAGTTTTCAAAGCTTTCATTGCTCGTTGAACTATTTCACAATAAGTGCCTTGGAAAATGGACCAACGACTCATTTACCAGGCTACTTCGGACATTCAACAGGGCACTTCCAGAGGGTGAGAAATTGCCCAACTCATATTATGAAGCGAAAAAAGTGTTGGGGGAATTGGGTCTCTCTTACAAAAAGATTCATGCTTGCCCTAATGATTGCATGTTGTATTGGAAAGAGCATATTGATGATACAGAATGTCATGTATGTCATGAACAGAGGTACAAAACTGTTGACAATCATGAAGGAGCAGAAGGAACCTCAgcaaaaaagtgtaaaaaggTCCCCATAAAGGTTTTACGCCATTTTCCGTTGATACCAAGGCTACAAAGGTTGTTCATGTCGTCAAAGATTGCATCTTTTATGAAGTGGCATGATGAGGGTCGAACCAAAGATGGTTGCATGCGTCATCCTGCCGATTCCCTTGCTTGGCAAACTTTTGACTTCCAACATAAGGAATTTGCTACAGATTCACATAATGTTAGACTTGGATTAGCGTCAGATGGATTTAATCCTTTTGGGATGATGAGTAATGTGCATA CACCTGGAAATAACATTGATGTTTATTTGCAACCATTGATAGAGGAGCTGAAAGAGTTATGGGGGGTCGGAGTAGATACACTTGATGCttcaaccaatcaaaattttaagATGCATGCTGCCTTaatctggactatcaatgattTTCCTGCATATGCAAATTTGTCTGGGTGGAGCACTAAAGGGCGTCTTGCATGTCCATCATGCCATAAAGAcacatgttcttcttggttgaagTATAGTGGGAAGCATATCTACATGGACCATCGACGATTCTTGGAGGATAGCCATATGTTTAGACGAGATAAGAGGTCATTTAATGGAAAGGAAGAACGTCGGAAGGCAATTTGTCGCTTAACTGGGTCTATGATACAAGATCAGCTAAAATGCGTTCAATTTAAGTTTGGAAAGCTAGTTAAGGATAATCATTAG
- the LOC131317516 gene encoding uncharacterized protein LOC131317516 has protein sequence MIHHVHICSLITCFTNDGKVTNEELRKKIEKMKELSEQVPEGELDSSGPNDVFSKAMGKEKSGSVRIYGLGVCPSDVWGDVPSSGTSYRMSMEWKTELDKTNQKLEELTNLYLQSQANEANSSNTRVTSPNIPVSSPNQHIGLSTSTTQQGRVKVGDCVYFKSVANPIEVVGKGRIASMDPSTEVGGVELGVNWCEIHVQIPMHLKVQLEGVLEVQETLEAPQSASL, from the exons ATGATCCATCACGTGCACATATGTTCCTTAATTACTTGCTTCACAAACGATGGCAAGGTCACAAATGaggaattgaggaaaaaaata gaaaaaatgaaagagctATCCGAACAAGTTCCCGAGGGTGAACTTGATTCTTCTGGTCCAAATGATGTGTTCTCCAAAGCTATGGGCAAAGAGAAATCTGGAAGTGTGCGCATATATGGGCTAGGGGTTTGCCCATCTGATGTTTGGGGTGATGTGCCTAGCAGTGGCACATCTTATAGGATGTCAATGGAGTGGAAGACAGAGCTagataaaacaaaccaaaaattggAAGAGCTAACGAATTTATATTTGCAGAGTCAAGCAAATGAGGCTAACTCCTCAAACACTCGAGTCACATCTCCAAACATTCCAGTCTCATCTCCAAACCAACACATTGGTTTATCAACATCTACTACCCAACAAGGACGTGTTAAG GTGGGGGATTGTGTTTATTTCAAGAGCGTAGCCAACCCCATAGAAGTTGTAGGCAAAGGGCGGATTGCTAGTATGGATCCATCTACGGAGGTGGGCGGAGTAGAACTCGGAGTTAATTGGTGTGAGATTCATGTTCAAATCCCAATG CACCTGAAAGTGCAGCTAGAAGGAGTTCTTGAG GTACAAGAAACTCTTGAGGCTCCTCAAAGTGCCTCATTATGA